The sequence gAACGCAAACGAACGCAAACGTACGCAAACGCAAGAGAAGGTAGAGTCGGGGtaggattggcccggttgggccgacggtgtttattaaatcgcgctgcggtgtttcgcgctgcggtggagttgctgcccgcttgcctcacgcggctcgtcttgtcgtacgccgaggtagaaccgagcagcgaacgagtcgacgaccaatcctggccagcctgggtagcgccaccaagctggacggaatcggctgccaaaggcagaatgcggagccgagtaagctagcgttcggaatccccgcggaagcaccggcagagattatgaacacgCACTAGCTTGGCCACTCACGCGTccaccacgggactgacgaggctaggcgcctacggccgctggacctatgggagctgccaggtcgtagcgtagtgcaatgccacggcccgttggccagagatctcttcgccaggtcagccatggcgtcgagagctctgatgctccggtccggacctccgaggaggtcccctcggggccgaagccccgaggcaactcatcgatccgcgcatcgatcggtcctacttatactctaatcgcgcgggagtggggatgccgccgcggtgggggcctgcgatgcgcgacgccgatccgcggctgtcgtcgcaattAAAGAAACTATCCCTAATAAAACTATCACTAATAAAAGAATAGAGTTTATCAAGGTTTAAGAATAGAGTAAaactaaaaaattgttaaagctGACGATGTTCACTGTTCGATGGTTCACGATTAAGTGTCAGATAATCCTGAACTGTCTATTTTTTTCCAAATGTTTGAAACCAGGCATCTGGTCAGTACCGAGTCCTTAGTCCCTTTAAGCACTTCCTAATATAAATTACCTTCTCCAAAATGCTAGACTTTCTCCTTACCCACTCCTCTACACAAAATCTCAATAGTTTTCCCCTCAAACTTTTCCGTGGCAATAAAAATGGTCAATGCAAGGAAACAGTACGAACCGAGGGTGCGCGCGTACAGAAACTATAAAATAATGGTACGCACCAAATGTGCAGAGGTCTAAACATACTTCTCCTCGGGTACACGATTCTAAGCAAGTCTGTTGCTACAGGTATAGAACCTTCAAAATACATacagttattttaaaaattgaactCGAAGCGAGGAAAAACCTGTAAGGACACGGCAGAAAGTTGTCCACTTAACCATTGAAAGGGACCAAGATTTCATACAGTTTATTACTCAGACCTTTAGGTATAAACAGCTACAGGCTTATGGGTCCGATGACATCTGgactattatattattttgagtAAAAGGCGAGCGGCGGCGATAGAGTCTTGCTATCCAGTTAACGAATTTCGAGTCTCCTCTACCGTCATTGCAACATTTCGATTCCGACTACAGTCGCAATCTTGGAGGAATTactgtatacagtaaaagctgaatatatgcaacagagattgggaaccagacgttgcatatatccagccgagatgtcgaatctcgaattagatgcgacgaccgaCCAGCCAAGCGTAAACGTaaaaagggacagacagtggaggtgggagagagaggtctaatgatcaaaggaaagagcggaaacgtatcggtgtgactgatactaattgaatcaaaaaacttttttatttttgactttttttaaatgaaacttttactagcgcattgatgagatttttgtgattaaagtggtaccaaacatgatatagtttcaattataattacttgctaaaattgatgttaaaagttggcgaaaggCAAAAGAGATCGAAATTAAAACCAGTCGcagtgtcggctctggtttcaaaggtttcatttaccctggcgaggtatcgattctgggcatttaatgtttcatttatccaagcgaagtgtcgattctgagtccgtacacatcttttgtattcagtcgtggtgtcaattctatgttgtttattctattactattgtttataaatatcattcaacttatatcgtgtttggtgtcattttaatcagaaaaatctcagaaatgcgttagtaaaagtttcattaagaataagttaaaaataaaaaagttttatcgttcaattagtattagtcacaccgatattacggtcggatcatattacacggtttcctcgccgagcggctcggttcggcttagggttAGGGTTCGGCTTAGTGGAGGGGacagcgatgttgcatatatccagccaaacttttgttgcatatatccagcttttactgtatataatagcaagaaaaatataaaagtgaGATCTATTGAATTGAAATATGACACAAAGTTTATAACGGAAGATAACAGGTGAACTATTTGATTTAAGTGAATTTTGATATGATTCGATATGATTCAgtatgattcgagcgacgatgttcgaCAAACAATTATTACGTAATAAGAGAAAACGGTCCCAGGGGGAAACTATCAAAACCACGGTCTCGTGGGCCGTCTCTCCTTTGTATGATCGGAATTTTTACAATAAACACGATGATGAACGGGACGATCCAGTGGGAAATTTCCAGGACTCGCAgtcccgtagatcgcccgttttgcctcacaatcaatcagattcgtcgtattgaatagaatgaaatagacaacttaccaagctcgATGTAAAACAAGACAAGATAATAGTAACTCAAAATATTGTTGAAACGCTGTATGTTGtctggaaatctggaaggcgaagaaaagatgagaacTTTGTCAcacgcactacgcgttcgcgatcggtcTTTTATTAATTCGGTGTTACGGTTACGAGACGATACGAAAACTAATTTCAAAAACGACGCGACAcggaaaaaggaaataattaattatcgaacgatttaaaattgaaagagaaaagatagaaaatgaaaagtatgaaattttacGTATTCACTAAAGTCTTTGACGCGGAAAACGGGCAGCTAATTACTACGATTTTCACAGGGCAACTATTGCTTAACGCGAACACGGGcaccccgtcacgtacctcacgatttttcgacgaagagtgatttgcctcagtcaagcgatcgtgtctcagggttcgacccgcgatcggtaCCCCAAAGTGGGTACACCATTTGGCATatcagggtacgtgtcggaggggaaatcccgtgCGGATTGGGTTAACTGGCCGCGCTTTCTCgtttctcatcccttcttgatcTTTCATGCTGCCTTCGTCTAACGTTGTCTATTTCCTTCTACCCCTCTATTCTGTGGAATTTGTGCGTCCCAATTCTAATACTTCTGGAATGTTCGAAATGTATTGCGACTTGGctttatttgaattcgttaatcaaagaggcttttataaATGTTTCCAGTATCAAGAAGGTCTAATTGTGATAGATGTTTAATGtattgaatgactattaatcgaattactattaattattccGTTCTTTATTCACGTTTTGGCGGTTTACGTGATAAAaggcaatcgatattttattgttatcgttaaatcgCGGATATATGCGCATGGTTTGTTGCATTTATTTAACACTAGACCCgcgtattttaattattaacgatatacatatattcgaaacgttttacgtttaacgtttaccagatgttcgttgccgatgtttattgccctagtcgacctttgtctcgaacgttcttgaacatcggtcgacaatttcaaactatagtggttgtcacgcaaaccctcgcatttcataatcattcaaacagtttcattccgtccaattccaatcactttcgttcttaattgcattaATTCTTTGGTGGACGCATGCTTTacaggtaggagaggtatttcGCTCGCAAGGTAGAACAAAGATCTTCTTTGTATAGCGCggttaatttggaaaatttccaagtgcgtcgtattgcttaaccgcgcggcgaaggtcGTTTATAATACCTCTCCCTTAACGGTTTCAAATTTCTATGTTTTCGTTGCTACGCAGCTTCGAcgaggcaatcgtcccaaggaaaggttgacttgtattatttgaaagaaactaaatatagcctcctttgtgtgcctcgcctgggattatcttcAAGTGCtacgcactggcgaggtacacaaatttgGTATATTAACGGTCgaactattgaaactaataagaggaaagaaaaagagagaattaTAATGTTAATCTCAAACCTCTTTCTTGTGCTCTTCGTGTGGAATACTTTCAAGTGCAGCGCACTCGGTGAGGAGACACAAGATAGGGGGAGCGCGAATAGGATAATGGAAAATGAGAAAAGTCAAAATGTCCTTCCATTCGCCTCCCGTAGGGGAATTTCTTCCAAGTGTGGCACACCGGACGGgaaacgcaaggtcgggttatGAAAAAGGTAACCCGGACGTAACAGATTTCTTCTCTCGTTTTAAAacgttttaaaaaagaaattgtttttaGATTTTTCGCACTCGTTCTTTGGCATTCTTTTTGATGGGGCACACTCGTGAAAGAGCGCCTGCGGCGGTATTTTCTTTGCcttttttgtattctatgtcGTAATCATACTCTTCGAGTCTTAATCGCCATCTCATGAGTCTAGAAGAGGGATCTTTAACATCCTTTAACCATTTTAGTGCTTGGTGATCAAtctgaattatgaattttcttcTTAACAGGTATTGTCCAAGTCTCTTGGTGCCCCAGACTATTGCGAGTAGCTCTTTCTCGCTTGTACTGTAATTCTTTTCAGGAGGATTTACCATATATTGATCCTTTGATCATCTAGATAGATGGCAAGCCCCATTTCTGCAAACTTCCGTAGCGACAGTAAATTTTCTCGGAGAGTCTCAGCAAATATAACTTTGTCTATCTCTAAAGTTCTACCACTCTTTAACCCAACCTCGATTTTCCTTGTTCTATTCATTCTTAAATTTGTTGAGTTACTTTTGTTAACACATTTGATTACACCATAATCGCTTTCATGAAGGGTTTTAAACATGATCTTATAATTTGTTATATGCTCCGTCGCACCTGAGTTTGTTATAAATTCTGGCATAGATCTAACCTGATTTTCAATATTACTGCAATATTACTTCAATATTAATAGACTCATTGGATTCCTAtcagtaatttaatttttttaactatggcgcacctttccaaaaagctgaaaaaaattgaggatgatagtatcaataatatacacttataaaaaaaatatgatcgtacgACCTCACCTCCTTCGAtaaaaaatcgcgatttttcagcaatttttgacgtttttgatttttcacggcttcagttttcaatctaaaaatctaaaaaaattctgtaatatgtgcctcacaaatggaaatgtctgatttttttcagaattttcgaatgtcattaaatgggagaaactggccaaaaacctcgcaattacatttttacccgtaactaccctcccagatgagatcaGGGTTGAAACTTGACACAGactgtttttttttaatcacctatcgaatggttcatagcaagtcgaatttggtttgggggcacttttgaccatcttattcGGTTATAccctttaatattattattcagCTTATATTGTTGCCTCATATACCCACCGTTATTGACTATTTCTAATTTCAAAGTGTCTTTGTTCTCTTTATCTTTGGATTGACTCACTTTtacgttttttaaattttcaatttctgacCTAACTACGTTTGCAGTTTCTTTCTTGAAATCAGACTCCTCGACCATTCAGACTGTTGTTTATGTTTGTATTTGGTCTTTGAATCTCTTTCCTTTAGATTTCTCACCTCGTATTGCTGTTCGCTGGACCTCTCACAAGGAGATGCTACGAagtgctaactcgactttcgaatgagctctagtgcattcgaaagaggaggtcaatagtacaaatcgtgttaagggttttgggtgtttgggccttactttttgagaaaattgcataaatatctatgcattttttcagctgtactataaataGAATGAATAGTTAAATGTCAGCATGAACCGAAATAGCCGAGCAGGTTAAATGCCCGTGCAGCCACTattttgtaatccatgcaagctcggttcaagacagcattctgataatttttttttttctttttagattaTTCTATtcatgaattgatttttttcattctttgcagtAATAACAAACGATTTATTACGTGGTATTATTTCTGTATGTAGTTTTATTAtgttatttgttataaaattctgtCATGGCTGTGCAATGTTGCGGatgaaattttacataaaaacaattaaaacataaataatttgtacaccATGAATAAGTTATGAATGAAAAGCGGAAATTACatatacatttttttgttaTGTATATCAGGTGGAAAACATAACTGatttacattataaaatatatcgCGTTCATTCTCTAACTTTGACGCGTACCAAGCGAATTGGATCATTTTCTTAAATAGTGGTGcagataataaataatgaattaaagaTTGAATCCTTATGGCGTCATATCGCGTATTCAACTCCTTCTTTTCTCTGTCAGCCATAATGTCTTGTGAATAATTTTGAATCCGTTTAATCAAAATTTTGACCTgtctataaaaatatacatcGCAAGGTTGACAGATCGGAGTACACTTTGGCGGTATTATTTGTAAATTGCACGTTGGTCGGTTTTcactatttacaaaaatttcattatacatatgaatatttttatgcCCCCCCCCAAGAGTCAACAATCATTAAAAAAGGATTGTTTCCAACATACGGTTTTATAACtttctctaaatattttttatacaaatctgAACTCAGTTTACCTGACTTTGAACAAACGACAATAACGTTTTTACACAATTTTAAGAGTTCGTTAACTTCTGCTTTGACACGGACTCCAAACGCATCTCCCGATTCTTGCAAACATACAAACACTTTAGGTAATAACTTTCCAGATTTTGTCAATGAATATTGAGCAGCGTATGAatgtgttattttatttaaatcaccTATGAAAAGTTCGACTGTTTTTTGACCCGTATGTGTGTATGTTCTTGCAACATTTATTCGATATTCGCAGCTAGTTTGAtctgtattaataatataatcagAATCATAATCATTAGAAATTGACtggattaaattttgaaattgtatcgCAGATTTCATAATTTCTTCCGGCGATGTAATTTCTTTGTTCGATACATAACGTACAACACGACGATTCGAAATTCTGTAAACTTTAAGAAAGTTTGTTATCCACGATGCCGAtgttgtaaattgaaaattgcttCCATCTTCGTTAACTGCATCCCGAAATTGCATCGCAGCATCCATAGCCCACTGCTGTAATTGTCGTCTTGTCACTAATTGTTCCCGCCTACGTGTTTCTGTGAATCGATCgtagacattttttttttataatttccattTTATCCGTATATGTACCACCTTTTATTATGTCTTTTCTAAAGCGTGCGGTATCGGTTTTGTGACGTAAATGACGTTTAAATCGTGTTTGTAGACCATAAAAACTCCATGTGGGATGTTTGTTTACGGTCatgacaattttcaatttaatatcaAAGGGCACCCTGTCCAGAgacgaaatatttttacaagatGGCACATATTCTTCCTCCAACGTTGGCGGAGTCAATTTctgttcctcttcttcgttcgacGAAAAATATTCCACTTCCTCTGCTATCGTCtactctctcaacattttaacaaaattttcaaataattttcctgCAACTTCTTTGACAAAACGCGTAAATTTCTTTGGTGGTTCGGCATAAATTAActcaaatttcatcaaaatatctaaacagaaatgaaatattccTATATATTTGttgcaaatattaacaaatatgttctacgtgtatttataaaaatatacaatatatataatataactcTTATTGTTAAAATATCTACCTTTAAAATATGCTATATTGTAGGTTAAATCTTCTTTTGAATTTCCGGTGCCCGGACCACACCACGAGGAGGAGGGGTTGGCACATGTCACCGCTGGGGCTGTTCTGCAAGGCCCCGAACGGCATCTTTGTGGCCCTACCATGTCATAGACCCGTTGAATCTGAATTGCATGATTTTCCCTCACCGTTTGTCTCAGATCTCTTGTTCTTTGATTTTCTGTCATCCTCTCCTCTCGCCACGATGTCAATTCCTTTCTCACCTCACATATCATGTCGTTAACGTTTACCGTCACAGTCTCTACTTTCTTAACAGACTCCTGGTACTGACTTAGGGCCTGAGCTGAGATCTCGCATAGTTTGTTGACAGACTTCTGTCGTCTATTTCTCTTGTTGCGCTACTCTGACCAAAGCTGAAATATTACCTATGTTAGTTTTTGTTCTACTGCTCGAGGgttttcataaaattcattcGTTTGGGGTCAGATTCGATCTTTACGTGATCTATAATTCGGGGACCTTGTTCAGGTTTACCTGTTTTTGTTGCGTCAATTGCCTCCCTTATTTCTCTCCTACTTTCCTTGCTCTCCTTTAGCTCATCTACCCTCTCCTTTCCCTCGCCTTCCCCACTCTCCTTCCCACCGCTCGTATCCAAGTCTATCATCTTCTCATCTTTCCCCTCGCCTTCGCACCCTTGGATCAATTGCGCCAGTCTCCTGCTTTTTCCTGGGCATTGTCGTTGgcttgtaacggggtcggtcggttcggtgcgcacggcgttgcgcaccgcggcggttttccccgtgccagggttcgcatgggaacaggtcggtaaataacgagtcggtgttagtagaaaaataaagtatttattcaaaaaatagtGGGGCGTCTAGCGGCGGCTACCCTCGCCGGCTGGTCGGGCGgtgctctcctgcctcgggagctacaatcaatatgtcgtctggtggttagacgcgtggagccaatctTAAGCCTAATAtacaggacttatgaactacggtcggaacccggtccgtcacaggaagtacgcggccttaattctagcgcaggtcgtagccatcgctacgcggtcttacaactaacggcgcgatgtcggagcgcggagtgaaagcgctgaacggagcgcgaacgcagaCAAACGCAAACGTACGCAGACGCAAGAGAGGTCGAGTCGGGATGGaattggcccggttgggccgacggtatttattcaatcgcgctgcggtggagttgctgcccgcttgctctcacgcggctcgtcttctcgtacgccgaggtagaaccgaacagcgaacgagtcgacgaccaatcctggccagcctgggtaacgccgcaaagctggacggaatcggctgccaaaggcaaactacggtgccgagtaagctagcgttcggaatccccgcggaagc comes from Osmia lignaria lignaria isolate PbOS001 chromosome 8, iyOsmLign1, whole genome shotgun sequence and encodes:
- the LOC117611452 gene encoding LOW QUALITY PROTEIN: uncharacterized protein LOC117611452 (The sequence of the model RefSeq protein was modified relative to this genomic sequence to represent the inferred CDS: deleted 3 bases in 3 codons; substituted 1 base at 1 genomic stop codon) is translated as MIDLDTSGGKESGEGEGKERVDELKESKESRREIREAIDATKTGKPEQGPRIIDHRNKRNRRQKSVNKLCEISAQALSQYQESVKKVETVTVNVNDMICEVRKELTSWREERMTENQRTRDLRQTVRENHAIQIQRVYDMVGPQRCRSGPCRTAPAVTCANPSSSWCGPGTGNSKEDLTYNIAYFKDILMKFELIYAEPPKKFTRFVKEVAGKLFENFVKMLREXTIAEEVEYFSSNEEEEQKLTPPTLEEEYVPSCKNISSLDRVPFDIKLKIVMTVNKHPTWSFYGLQTRFKRHLRHKTDTARFRKDIIKGGTYTDKMEIIKKNVYDRFTETRRREQLVTRRQLQQWAMDAAMQFRDAVNEDGSNFQFTTSASWITNFLKVYRISNRRVVRYVSNKEITSPEEIMKSAIQFQNLIQSISNDYDSDYIINTDQTSCEYRINVARTYTHTGQKTVELFIGDLNKITHSYAAQYSLTKSGKLLPKVFVCLQESGDAFGVRVKAEVNELLKLCKNVIVVCSKSGKLSSDLYKKYLEKVIKPYVGNNPFLMIVDSWGGHKNIHMYNEIFVNSENRPTCNLQIIPPKCTPICQPCDVYFYRQVKILIKRIQNYSQDIMADREKKELNTRYDAIRIQSLIHYLLSAPLFKKMIQFAWYASKLENERDIFYNVNQLCFPPDIHTKKCICNFRFSFITYSWCTNYLCFNCFYVKFHPQHCTAMTEFYNK